A genomic segment from Leptospira perdikensis encodes:
- a CDS encoding LIC11113 family protein has product MFLFATGFVFAERTNINPSLQSLKEEVSAWKERKPSRTIKKQIHSRQSFPMDDGNCHLEPASRISSVTYFRFSCQNEPEPMLIRFQSNQKGNLDPNTFRLRAVHRIGKKQYLEIETGLVAGEIKTPPKLNTDDTELDYPSKKQTPVVVEGKKTISTYKPIQNPNLFYFKSITQNPRRRKDVPSNIEVFFDSSCPLEYLEKDESFYWDQTVSYVFRITCIRDSAYSLIRVPSSGSGDLLSSNTIWKDPKPGDRVLGNAVLKKITETQTFWEKIVLYYE; this is encoded by the coding sequence TTGTTTCTTTTCGCGACTGGGTTTGTTTTTGCGGAGCGCACAAATATCAATCCATCCTTACAATCGCTAAAAGAAGAGGTAAGTGCTTGGAAAGAGCGGAAACCGTCTCGGACAATCAAAAAACAGATTCATTCGAGACAAAGTTTTCCGATGGATGATGGAAATTGTCATTTAGAACCTGCATCTCGTATTTCTTCCGTTACCTATTTTCGATTCAGTTGCCAGAATGAGCCTGAACCCATGCTTATTAGATTCCAATCCAATCAAAAAGGGAATTTAGATCCGAATACCTTTCGATTAAGGGCTGTTCATCGAATTGGAAAAAAACAATATTTAGAAATTGAAACCGGCCTGGTTGCAGGTGAAATCAAAACACCTCCCAAATTGAATACAGATGATACGGAATTGGATTATCCTTCTAAAAAACAAACCCCTGTTGTCGTAGAAGGTAAAAAAACAATTAGTACTTACAAACCTATCCAGAATCCAAATTTATTTTATTTTAAATCCATCACTCAAAATCCACGGAGAAGAAAAGATGTTCCGTCCAATATCGAAGTATTTTTTGATTCGTCTTGTCCGTTAGAGTATTTGGAAAAGGATGAGAGCTTTTATTGGGATCAGACGGTATCTTATGTTTTTCGTATCACATGCATTCGCGATTCTGCTTATAGTTTGATCCGAGTGCCTTCCTCTGGTTCCGGTGATTTATTATCATCGAATACAATATGGAAAGATCCAAAACCTGGGGATCGAGTTTTAGGAAATGCGGTCCTAAAAAAAATCACAGAGACTCAAACCTTTTGGGAGAAAATCGTTTTATATTATGAATAA
- a CDS encoding sulfurtransferase — protein MNWNFLKTEIEPGDFLIDCRSQSAYEEETLEGAYYYPFIKKAFGSDPESQKKLYGPMTAVVQEFQKSKKSRIIVFDEGMGMFSTRMVYLLRGMGIKDAYVLGQKWPATGNKAKGELKVEPPIADKVKPIEGVVDKAFMERNLTKLQIFDARTMEEYEGRLPRLTAPEEGTLCGRLPGAFLWDWRNLYDGEANLIERSLFKKRLNGFPFMPERPTVIYDYNGARSCLLALMLREAGYIDITTYQGSWFEWRKSSLPKQAVAVFGAKQGAAAAPRVGGVDRKKV, from the coding sequence TTGAACTGGAACTTTCTTAAAACCGAAATAGAACCTGGTGACTTCCTCATCGATTGTCGTTCCCAATCAGCATATGAAGAAGAAACATTAGAAGGTGCCTACTACTATCCATTTATCAAAAAAGCATTTGGATCCGATCCAGAATCCCAAAAAAAATTGTACGGGCCAATGACTGCTGTCGTACAAGAATTCCAAAAATCAAAAAAGAGTCGAATCATCGTTTTCGATGAGGGAATGGGGATGTTTTCCACTCGTATGGTCTATTTACTTCGTGGAATGGGAATCAAAGATGCCTATGTTCTTGGCCAAAAATGGCCCGCCACTGGAAATAAAGCAAAAGGTGAGCTGAAAGTAGAACCACCAATTGCTGATAAAGTAAAACCCATTGAAGGTGTTGTGGACAAAGCCTTTATGGAACGAAATCTTACGAAACTCCAAATCTTTGATGCAAGAACCATGGAAGAATACGAAGGCCGATTGCCACGCCTTACCGCTCCAGAAGAGGGAACTCTCTGTGGTCGTTTGCCAGGAGCCTTCCTTTGGGATTGGAGAAATTTATATGATGGGGAAGCCAATCTCATCGAACGTTCTTTATTCAAAAAACGCCTGAACGGATTTCCTTTTATGCCAGAAAGACCCACTGTGATTTACGATTACAACGGAGCTCGTTCTTGTTTACTCGCCCTCATGCTTCGTGAAGCAGGTTATATTGACATCACAACCTACCAAGGTTCTTGGTTTGAGTGGAGAAAGTCGAGCCTACCCAAACAAGCGGTAGCGGTTTTTGGTGCCAAACAGGGGGCAGCTGCTGCACCTCGTGTGGGCGGAGTCGATCGCAAGAAAGTTTAA
- a CDS encoding alpha-glucosidase → MAFRLFLLSFSLFFLECASRIVSQIPITEESFPVNKQIQWIQSANEFTLRNQTLGKDFIKLSLEESFLKSFTKETTAKYRMASFQFKESVQKSCTEQSIDEVKKETGKVTIKGKLTGKGCTSDYQIVFLAKSETEVEFKITLTDPTLNRVQLHYVSHPEEKIFGLGEQFTYDELKGKTPFLFTEEQGVGRGDQPITTGANLLAGAGGNAYTTYAPIPHYITSENRSVFFENSGYANFDFSDSKKTKVEFWDFQSEKSLTGTIWIGTSTKSLIEAYTKKTGRFPKLPDWAYGTWLGVQGGTEKVSSIVKQAKDAGNPVTALWIQDWCGRRVTNFGDQLKWRWYADDSLYPDFKKFVKSMNDQNVQVLGYINSFLADTDPKKPGDDFTNPLLTEAKAKGYLVKNQNGEDYLIQTVGFPAYLIDLTNPAAVRWTKDLIKKNLIGMGLSGWMADFGEWLPYDAKLASGVDAKIYHNRYPVDWAKVNREAIREAGMEGKIVFFTRAGYSYSNAHSTLFWEGDQMVSFGTNDGLPSSIIGLTSSGISGYALNHSDIGGYTTISNPLRNYHRSKELLLRWAEASAFTPVFRTHEGNRPLKNWQVYTYTKPDGTKSLGDDDTVALFAKISRIHFALKPYIQSLVEEATQTGIPVVRHNYLVEPEDKNLLKYKYQFFLGDDLLVAPVVESGEIVQDVYLPRGRWQHLWTGTTYDGYRKVQVPAPIGKPPAFIRVGGKSEGLIRSSISSIRNKD, encoded by the coding sequence ATGGCATTTCGTTTATTTCTCTTATCATTCTCTTTATTCTTTTTGGAATGTGCGTCTCGCATTGTTTCCCAAATTCCTATCACGGAAGAATCGTTTCCTGTTAACAAACAAATTCAATGGATTCAATCGGCAAATGAATTCACACTTAGAAACCAAACTCTCGGAAAGGACTTTATCAAACTTTCTTTGGAAGAATCCTTTCTCAAATCCTTCACAAAAGAGACCACTGCCAAATACCGGATGGCATCTTTTCAATTCAAAGAGTCTGTACAAAAGTCCTGCACAGAACAATCCATAGACGAAGTCAAAAAAGAAACAGGTAAAGTCACCATCAAAGGAAAGTTAACCGGCAAAGGTTGTACGAGTGATTACCAAATCGTTTTTTTAGCCAAATCAGAAACCGAAGTAGAATTCAAAATCACACTAACGGATCCCACTCTCAACAGAGTCCAACTCCATTATGTTTCTCATCCAGAAGAGAAGATTTTTGGACTTGGAGAACAATTCACCTATGATGAACTCAAAGGAAAAACCCCTTTTCTTTTTACTGAAGAACAAGGAGTGGGGCGCGGAGACCAACCCATCACTACAGGAGCAAACTTACTCGCTGGTGCCGGTGGAAATGCTTATACCACTTACGCACCTATCCCTCACTACATTACTTCCGAAAATCGTTCTGTTTTTTTTGAGAACAGTGGTTATGCGAATTTTGATTTTAGTGATTCCAAAAAAACCAAAGTGGAATTTTGGGATTTTCAATCAGAAAAATCTCTGACCGGAACCATTTGGATTGGAACTTCTACCAAATCACTGATTGAAGCTTATACAAAAAAAACAGGAAGATTTCCAAAACTCCCGGACTGGGCTTATGGAACCTGGCTTGGTGTCCAAGGAGGAACAGAAAAAGTTTCCTCAATCGTCAAACAAGCAAAAGATGCTGGGAATCCTGTCACAGCACTTTGGATCCAAGACTGGTGTGGGCGTCGTGTGACTAATTTTGGAGATCAACTCAAATGGCGTTGGTATGCAGACGACAGTCTTTATCCAGACTTTAAAAAATTTGTAAAGTCGATGAATGACCAAAACGTACAAGTATTAGGTTATATTAATTCATTCCTTGCCGATACTGATCCCAAAAAACCAGGAGATGATTTTACAAACCCTCTATTAACAGAAGCAAAAGCAAAAGGATATCTTGTAAAAAACCAAAACGGAGAAGACTATCTCATCCAAACCGTTGGATTTCCCGCTTACCTCATCGATCTCACTAACCCTGCTGCCGTTCGTTGGACCAAAGATCTTATCAAAAAAAATCTGATTGGAATGGGTCTTTCTGGTTGGATGGCAGATTTTGGAGAATGGTTGCCTTATGACGCCAAACTTGCATCAGGTGTTGATGCTAAAATTTATCACAACCGTTATCCGGTAGATTGGGCAAAAGTCAATCGGGAAGCAATCAGAGAAGCCGGGATGGAAGGAAAAATTGTTTTTTTCACTCGAGCAGGATACAGTTATTCCAACGCACACTCTACGCTCTTTTGGGAAGGAGACCAAATGGTGAGTTTTGGAACCAACGATGGTCTTCCTTCCTCCATCATTGGGCTCACAAGCTCCGGTATCAGTGGTTATGCGCTGAACCATAGTGATATTGGTGGTTATACTACCATTTCCAACCCACTTCGTAATTATCATAGGTCCAAAGAACTTCTATTAAGATGGGCAGAAGCCTCTGCCTTCACTCCGGTTTTCCGAACGCATGAAGGAAATAGACCTCTAAAAAACTGGCAAGTTTATACCTATACCAAACCAGATGGAACCAAGTCCCTCGGAGATGACGATACAGTTGCCTTATTTGCAAAAATTTCGAGAATCCATTTTGCCCTCAAACCATATATTCAAAGTTTGGTGGAAGAAGCGACACAAACAGGAATCCCAGTGGTTCGACACAACTACCTTGTGGAACCGGAAGATAAAAATTTATTAAAATACAAATACCAGTTTTTCTTAGGAGATGATCTTCTTGTGGCTCCTGTTGTAGAAAGTGGAGAAATTGTTCAAGATGTTTACCTTCCTCGTGGCAGATGGCAACATCTTTGGACAGGAACCACTTACGATGGTTACAGAAAGGTGCAAGTCCCCGCTCCTATCGGAAAACCACCAGCTTTCATTCGAGTTGGCGGAAAATCGGAAGGCCTAATCCGTTCTTCCATTAGTTCCATTCGCAATAAAGACTAA
- a CDS encoding metallophosphoesterase, with amino-acid sequence MKFALIGDIHGYWNQSDIEYFNASDYDCLFFTGDLRGNPKLGKISFQGLTKRAYMIPGNWDGMSLTSIIGEVIQSKILIQSGQLGQSSRMRKLSELVKPITLLGYSSLVLSQELDLSLIVGRPHAMGGGLSFAPNMKKTYMVSNLDASIEKYKRLIDGTKEKNLFFLSHNGPFGLGAAKNSIYGAEFKKEGGDWGDVDLTEAISYAKSIGKKVPLVLSGHMHHSISKKKERETHEYTGGTFYVNGAKVPRIREGKHFHTKIEWDGGSATVIPLWV; translated from the coding sequence ATGAAATTTGCACTGATCGGAGACATCCACGGGTATTGGAACCAAAGTGATATCGAGTATTTCAATGCATCAGATTATGATTGTTTGTTCTTTACGGGAGACCTTAGAGGAAATCCAAAACTTGGTAAAATCTCTTTCCAGGGTCTCACCAAACGAGCGTATATGATTCCTGGAAATTGGGATGGGATGAGTCTCACCTCTATCATTGGCGAAGTGATCCAATCCAAAATTCTCATCCAATCCGGTCAACTCGGTCAAAGTAGCAGAATGCGTAAACTCTCAGAACTAGTAAAACCAATCACTCTACTTGGTTATAGTTCCTTAGTTTTATCGCAAGAGTTGGATTTAAGTCTGATTGTAGGTCGCCCTCATGCAATGGGTGGTGGCCTTAGTTTTGCACCCAATATGAAAAAAACCTATATGGTTTCGAATCTGGATGCTTCCATCGAAAAATACAAACGACTGATTGATGGAACTAAAGAAAAAAATTTATTCTTTCTTTCGCATAACGGACCCTTTGGTTTGGGAGCCGCTAAAAATTCGATCTATGGAGCTGAATTTAAAAAGGAAGGTGGGGACTGGGGAGATGTGGATCTTACTGAAGCCATTAGTTATGCAAAATCCATTGGGAAAAAAGTACCTCTCGTTCTCTCAGGCCATATGCATCATTCCATTAGCAAAAAGAAAGAACGGGAAACCCATGAATACACTGGGGGAACTTTCTATGTCAACGGAGCCAAAGTCCCAAGGATTCGTGAAGGAAAACATTTCCATACAAAAATCGAATGGGATGGTGGTTCTGCGACTGTGATCCCTTTATGGGTATAG
- a CDS encoding OsmC family protein, with protein sequence MTAVFEDKVVVSTAKTKYETKITAGKHSWVADEPQAKEGTDLGPMPTELLASSLGACTSITVRMYADKKEYPLDSVEVHVTIDKRSPEDHKFTRVVNLSGNLTGEQRERLLAVANACPVHKLLSGKIEIETSLG encoded by the coding sequence ATGACAGCAGTGTTTGAAGACAAGGTGGTAGTATCAACTGCCAAAACCAAATATGAAACAAAAATCACAGCAGGAAAACATAGTTGGGTCGCTGACGAACCCCAGGCCAAAGAAGGAACAGATTTAGGACCTATGCCAACAGAATTACTGGCTTCCTCTCTGGGTGCTTGTACTTCTATAACAGTTCGGATGTATGCTGATAAAAAAGAATATCCTTTGGATTCAGTGGAAGTTCATGTAACGATCGATAAACGATCACCAGAAGATCATAAATTCACTAGAGTTGTAAATCTTTCCGGAAATTTAACAGGGGAACAACGAGAAAGATTACTCGCTGTTGCCAATGCTTGTCCGGTTCATAAACTTTTGTCAGGAAAAATTGAAATTGAAACTAGTCTGGGTTAG
- a CDS encoding lysophospholipid acyltransferase family protein has product MKRRILVWLLPLIAVWFQRLIGLTSRFRFLTNEHYEELFKNKKPFIYSIWHTNVLYSPYLHRGKNVAVLISESKDGDYINQVVHRFGNTSVRGSSSKGGSKALKAVIQHLKKGLPAAFTPDGPRGPAFIVQPGIIAAAQVTQVPIVPFHYECSRQWILRRAWDKHRVPKPFTTFVVSYGEPISVPRNLNEEEFEGMRLKVEEAMLKNRDLAIKEAERISNGESK; this is encoded by the coding sequence TTGAAACGTAGAATTTTAGTCTGGTTGTTGCCACTCATTGCCGTTTGGTTTCAACGTTTAATTGGCCTCACTTCTAGGTTTCGTTTTTTAACAAACGAACACTACGAAGAATTATTCAAAAACAAAAAACCATTTATCTATTCAATATGGCATACGAACGTTTTGTACTCTCCTTATTTGCACCGAGGAAAAAACGTAGCCGTTTTGATTTCTGAATCAAAAGACGGAGATTATATCAATCAAGTGGTTCACAGGTTTGGAAATACAAGTGTTCGGGGGAGTAGTTCCAAAGGTGGTTCCAAAGCTTTAAAGGCTGTGATCCAACATTTAAAAAAAGGATTACCGGCAGCCTTTACGCCTGATGGACCTCGTGGACCAGCCTTCATTGTCCAACCAGGAATCATTGCGGCAGCCCAAGTTACACAAGTTCCTATTGTGCCCTTTCATTACGAGTGTAGTAGACAGTGGATACTTAGAAGAGCCTGGGACAAACATAGAGTTCCGAAACCTTTTACCACTTTTGTTGTTTCTTATGGGGAACCTATTTCGGTTCCTCGCAACTTAAATGAAGAAGAGTTTGAAGGAATGCGTCTAAAGGTAGAAGAGGCAATGTTAAAAAATCGTGATCTTGCTATAAAAGAAGCCGAACGAATTTCTAATGGAGAATCCAAATGA
- the csrA gene encoding carbon storage regulator CsrA, with protein sequence MLVLARRSNQSIMIGDDIEIVIVDIKGDQVKIGVKAPKNVSVHRAEVYKEIQEENKKAAGTNIKPEDLGKLGDLFKKKT encoded by the coding sequence GTGTTAGTTCTTGCGAGGAGAAGTAACCAATCCATTATGATTGGCGATGATATTGAAATAGTCATTGTTGATATTAAAGGTGATCAAGTAAAGATTGGTGTGAAGGCTCCGAAAAATGTTTCTGTCCATCGGGCAGAAGTATATAAAGAAATCCAAGAAGAAAACAAAAAAGCTGCGGGAACCAATATCAAACCAGAAGATTTGGGCAAACTTGGTGATTTGTTCAAAAAGAAAACTTAA
- the fliW gene encoding flagellar assembly protein FliW, with translation MSVTIHTKPFGTIQVDTKQILKFPQGLLGFDEFDEYALIEESPESPFKWLQSTKESGLAFIVIQPELFMNDYKPAVSDEELHDIGLSSWKEGLIFLIVTIPHDNPKGMTANLQGPIILNGKEGKGKQCISRDENHPIRKNIIESMEEMSSEKV, from the coding sequence ATGTCGGTAACGATTCACACAAAACCTTTCGGAACCATCCAAGTGGACACAAAACAAATCCTAAAATTCCCACAAGGGTTGCTCGGATTTGATGAATTTGATGAGTATGCTCTTATCGAAGAAAGTCCTGAAAGTCCTTTCAAATGGTTACAATCCACAAAGGAGTCGGGACTGGCATTTATTGTTATCCAACCTGAATTGTTTATGAACGATTATAAACCTGCTGTTTCTGATGAGGAACTGCATGACATCGGACTTTCCAGTTGGAAAGAGGGACTTATATTTTTAATTGTTACGATTCCTCATGATAATCCCAAAGGAATGACGGCTAACTTACAAGGCCCTATCATTCTGAATGGAAAAGAGGGAAAGGGGAAACAATGTATTTCTCGGGATGAAAATCATCCTATTCGTAAAAACATCATCGAGTCTATGGAAGAGATGTCTTCCGAGAAGGTATAG
- a CDS encoding flagellar hook-associated protein 3: MRITNMMQNNSLVRNLNRHQVAMDETQTQLGTGLKIRKPSDDPGAATNQMYFRSRLNELSQYEENIGDGYQRLQQIDGVLDKMGEIFQRARVLTVQAGNGIYQGDKGFELEVAIGKEIDQHLRAIVDLANARDATGQPLFGGHVIERPPFEPIESKIKGLQGLELKNQYVGVEYRGDIGEQLREIEKGEYIPITIPGNKVFWGTNVSVTSKVDNSAYQATSDQKFKIDGVEIHISVGDTIDDVIDKINNAPLEVKASKLAQDNISISSTAPHQIWLEDVDGGTVLRDIGLIEPSASEPPNNFSKSATVTGLSVFDVLIQLRNDLIQKDQERIGGRDLGDLDLALENILRHRSTIGARMNRLEQHEERVSYDKMYMTELLAKNEGIDFPETIMNMKWLETIHSYALNVGSKIIKPTLMDFLR, encoded by the coding sequence ATCAGAATCACTAACATGATGCAGAACAATTCCTTGGTGCGGAACTTAAACCGCCACCAAGTGGCTATGGATGAAACCCAAACCCAATTGGGTACGGGATTAAAAATCCGTAAACCATCCGATGATCCGGGTGCGGCCACAAACCAAATGTACTTTCGTTCTCGCCTGAACGAACTTTCCCAATACGAAGAAAACATTGGGGACGGATACCAAAGGTTACAACAGATTGATGGTGTCCTAGACAAGATGGGTGAAATTTTCCAAAGGGCTCGTGTTCTTACCGTCCAAGCGGGAAACGGGATTTACCAAGGGGACAAGGGATTTGAATTAGAAGTTGCGATTGGTAAAGAGATTGACCAACATTTACGTGCGATTGTTGATCTTGCGAATGCCCGTGATGCTACCGGACAACCTTTGTTTGGTGGTCATGTCATTGAAAGACCTCCTTTTGAACCAATTGAATCAAAAATTAAAGGTTTGCAAGGCCTGGAACTCAAAAACCAATACGTGGGTGTTGAGTATCGCGGTGATATCGGAGAACAACTCCGTGAAATCGAAAAAGGTGAATACATTCCGATTACTATTCCCGGTAACAAAGTATTTTGGGGAACGAACGTCAGTGTCACTTCCAAAGTGGATAACTCCGCTTACCAAGCCACTTCCGACCAAAAGTTTAAAATTGATGGAGTGGAAATTCATATCTCTGTGGGTGATACCATCGACGATGTGATTGATAAAATCAATAATGCACCTCTCGAAGTGAAAGCAAGTAAACTTGCCCAAGATAACATTTCCATTTCTTCTACGGCACCTCACCAAATTTGGTTAGAGGATGTGGATGGAGGAACAGTCCTTCGCGACATTGGACTCATTGAACCAAGTGCAAGTGAACCACCAAATAACTTTTCTAAATCGGCAACTGTCACAGGACTTTCTGTGTTTGATGTTCTCATCCAACTTCGAAATGACCTGATCCAAAAAGACCAAGAACGAATTGGTGGAAGGGATTTGGGTGATTTGGATTTGGCATTAGAAAATATCCTTCGTCATCGTTCTACCATTGGTGCTCGTATGAATCGTTTGGAACAACATGAAGAACGAGTTTCTTACGATAAAATGTATATGACAGAACTTCTTGCTAAAAATGAAGGAATCGATTTTCCGGAAACAATTATGAATATGAAATGGTTAGAAACAATTCATAGTTATGCGCTCAATGTCGGTTCTAAAATTATCAAACCAACTTTGATGGATTTCCTTCGGTAA
- the flgK gene encoding flagellar hook-associated protein FlgK: MGSTFQGIEIGKRGLSVHQQAIQTTGHNISNADNKHYARQRVVMNSMDPLYEPAFNRAEVPGQIGQGVKISEIERVRDNFIDDRIIDSSSLKEYWGKKNDYLYQVETVFNEPTGTTLRSMMDQFWSSWEDLSNYPEETAHRAVVQEKAEALGSRMEDVYRKLSLLRDQSNREIESKVNHLNTVAENIKSLNEKITKSQALGDNPNDLLDRRDELLQELAGMADITIGRSDEDELMVFIGQQILVQGQKVHKIDLVGNPNNDGLLDLKWSETGDTVLLRKGSIQALYEIRDRILVEKINAVDALAINAMDVINEIHKDGFGLNGKTNLNFFESRALATNTFGEIDTDGDGLNDKTAVFRVTGRTSIDADRPIGISGTMRFLKASPGGETEILVPYSKDDTLNAVIKRINRSETGVVAYMSHDNQLALKATTNPLDKKENFMIRHLEDSGELLVGLTGILTATGVAGSFDYRKVGEINKFQANAQDITLTPMYHPSSFFKMSEDVRNNPANIAAARGKDVNGSGDYNSPNGQKDGSNALLIAAALREKPVMFDYSKTTDDFYNSLISRLGTEAREAKQEYTTQNELMVELENMRQSVMGVNLDEEMANMVQFQQSYNASARMISTLNEMLDTIINRLGV; the protein is encoded by the coding sequence GACAAATTGGACAAGGGGTAAAAATTTCCGAAATCGAAAGAGTTCGTGATAATTTCATCGATGATCGTATCATTGATTCTTCATCTCTCAAAGAATATTGGGGGAAAAAGAATGATTACTTATACCAAGTAGAAACTGTTTTTAACGAACCAACAGGAACCACACTTCGTTCTATGATGGATCAGTTCTGGTCTTCATGGGAGGATCTTTCTAACTATCCAGAAGAAACGGCGCATAGAGCCGTAGTCCAAGAAAAAGCGGAAGCTCTTGGTTCTCGAATGGAAGATGTGTATAGAAAACTTTCTTTACTCAGAGACCAATCCAATCGCGAAATCGAATCAAAAGTAAACCATTTGAATACCGTGGCAGAGAATATCAAATCTCTGAACGAAAAAATCACAAAATCACAAGCATTAGGTGATAATCCGAATGACCTTTTGGATAGAAGGGATGAACTTTTACAAGAACTTGCGGGGATGGCGGACATTACCATTGGCCGCAGTGACGAAGATGAACTGATGGTTTTTATTGGCCAACAGATCCTTGTCCAAGGACAAAAAGTTCATAAAATCGATTTGGTCGGAAATCCAAATAACGATGGCCTTTTGGACTTAAAATGGTCAGAAACTGGAGATACAGTTTTACTCCGAAAGGGGAGCATCCAAGCTCTCTATGAAATCAGAGACCGAATTCTCGTCGAAAAAATCAATGCTGTCGATGCTCTCGCCATCAATGCGATGGATGTCATCAATGAAATTCATAAAGATGGATTTGGTTTGAATGGAAAAACCAATCTTAACTTTTTTGAAAGCAGGGCTCTTGCCACCAATACCTTCGGTGAAATTGATACCGATGGAGATGGACTGAACGATAAAACGGCTGTGTTCCGTGTAACAGGTCGTACCTCAATTGATGCCGATCGTCCGATTGGAATTTCAGGAACCATGCGTTTTTTGAAAGCAAGTCCTGGTGGGGAAACTGAAATTTTAGTTCCTTATTCCAAAGATGATACTTTGAATGCTGTGATCAAACGAATCAATCGTTCGGAAACTGGTGTTGTGGCTTACATGTCGCATGACAACCAGTTGGCGCTAAAAGCAACGACAAACCCTTTGGATAAAAAAGAAAACTTTATGATTCGCCACTTGGAAGACTCAGGCGAACTTCTTGTGGGTCTGACAGGAATCTTAACGGCAACAGGTGTTGCTGGATCTTTTGATTATCGCAAAGTGGGTGAGATCAACAAATTCCAAGCGAATGCGCAGGACATCACTCTCACACCAATGTATCATCCTTCTTCTTTCTTTAAAATGTCAGAAGATGTCAGAAACAACCCAGCAAACATTGCAGCAGCTCGTGGTAAGGATGTGAATGGGTCCGGTGATTATAATTCACCGAACGGTCAAAAAGATGGATCCAATGCACTTCTCATCGCAGCGGCCCTCCGTGAAAAACCGGTGATGTTTGATTATTCCAAAACAACGGATGATTTTTATAACTCACTGATTTCTAGACTCGGAACAGAAGCAAGAGAAGCAAAACAAGAGTATACCACTCAAAATGAACTTATGGTGGAACTTGAGAACATGCGTCAGTCTGTGATGGGTGTGAATTTGGATGAGGAGATGGCCAATATGGTTCAGTTCCAACAATCTTATAATGCATCTGCCAGAATGATCTCCACACTCAATGAAATGTTAGATACCATCATCAATAGGTTAGGTGTATAA